From Alligator mississippiensis isolate rAllMis1 chromosome 9, rAllMis1, whole genome shotgun sequence, one genomic window encodes:
- the LOC132243394 gene encoding uncharacterized protein LOC132243394, which translates to MLLNCENSHFSNEAAQRTAGPSRAGECGAGRAGRARLLPRHRHRHLRPLPRTPSPELGRAHGHARAPGRSDPEGFPAGGRRSGLRDPAVGPDPVPRAAPGPDSTLSFFSEFFCSRSSLAAAARSRLRAARTPRVAANLRWATLPAAPWSLPPTCTSHCHPVARSTGHSSCRATPPSVCVPPPPQHPRVPSVCVPPLPQHPRVPSVCVPPLPQHPRVPSLCVPPPPQHPRVPSVCVPPLPQHPHVPSLCVPPPPQHPRVPSVCVPPLPQHPRVPSVCVPPLPQHPRVPSVCATPSSASPCPICVCTTPSSASPCPIYVPPPPQHPRVPSLCVPPPPQHPCVPPVCTAPPQHPRVPLLRCPPPPPASTSTNMTPPPSHQPPLPSPFPTHRALPPAPLPPLPHSTPLPHPSTSRSHAHTQLCHPYFPAHLPTHQPPSPTPHSN; encoded by the coding sequence CGCAGCGCACGGCCGGGCCAAGCcgagctggtgagtgcggggcggggcgggcgggcagggctcGGCTCCTTCcccggcaccggcaccggcacctCCGCCCACTGCCACGCACCCCCAGCCCCGAGCTCGGCCGGGCGCACGGACATGCCCGCGCACCGGGGCGATCTGACCCCGAGGGTTTCCCTGCAGGTGGGCGGAGGAGCGGGCTGCGCGACCCGGCCGTGGGTCCCGACCCGGTCCCTCGCGCTGCCCCCGGCCCCGACTCAACTCTTTCCTTTTTTAGTGAATTCTTTTGCTCTCGCTCATCCCTGGCAGCCGCTGCCAGGTCCCGGCTCCGTGCAGCCCGGACTCCCCGGGTGGCAGCAAACTTGAGATGGGCCACCCTCCCCGCggccccctggagcctgccacCCACGTGCACCAGTCATTGCCATCCCGTGGCCAGATCCACAGGCCACAGCTCATGCAGGGCAACCcccccatctgtgtgtgtgccaccccctcctcagcaTCCCCGTGtcccatctgtgtgtgtgccaCCCCTTCCTCAGCATCCCCGTGtcccatctgtgtgtgtgccaCCCCTTCCTCAGCATCCCCGTGTCCCATCTCTGTGTgtgccaccccctcctcagcaTCCCCGTGtcccatctgtgtgtgtgccaCCCCTTCCTCAGCATCCCCATGTCCCATCTCTGTGTgtgccaccccctcctcagcaTCCCCGTGtcccatctgtgtgtgtgccaCCCCTTCCTCAGCATCCCCGTGtcccatctgtgtgtgtgccaCCCCTTCCTCAGCATCCCCGTGTCCCATCTGTGTgtgccaccccctcctcagcaTCCCCATGTCCAATCTGTGTGTGCACTACCCCCTCCTCAGCATCCCCATGTCCCATCTATgtgccaccccctcctcagcaTCCCCGTGTCCCATCTCTGTGTgtgccaccccctcctcagcaTCCCTGTGTCCcacctgtgtgcactgcccctccACAACATCCCCGTGTCCCACTTCTGCGgtgtcctcccccacccccagcgtCCACCTCCACAAACAtgaccccacccccatcccatcaaccccctctcccatccccctTCCCAACCCACAGGGCCCTTCCaccagctcctctccctcccctcccacatagTACACCTCTCCCTCACCCATCAACCAGCCGCTCCCATGCCCACACTCAGCTCTGTCACCCCTATTTCCCTGCTCATCTCCCCACGCACCAGCCCCCTTCTCCCACGCCTCACAGCAACTGA